A region of Streptomyces sp. NBC_01750 DNA encodes the following proteins:
- a CDS encoding tRNA (adenine-N1)-methyltransferase, with the protein MSEPTGAARRRGPFKVGDQVQLTDPKGRHYTFTLEAGKNFHTHKGSFPHDELIGAPEGSVVRTTGNVAYLALRPLLPDYVLSMPRGAAVVYPKDAGQILAFADIFAGARVVEAGVGSGSLSAFLLRAIGDHGMLHSYERREDFAEIAQQNVERYFGGPHPAWQLTVGDLQDNLTDADVDRVILDMLAPWECLEAVSKALVPGGILCCYVATTTQLARTVESIREIGCFAEPQPWESMIRNWHVEGLAVRPDHRMIGHTGFLVTARRLADGVEPPMRRRRPAKGAYGDDYEGPNKG; encoded by the coding sequence ATGTCCGAACCGACCGGTGCCGCCCGCCGACGCGGCCCCTTCAAGGTCGGGGACCAGGTCCAGCTCACCGACCCCAAGGGACGCCACTACACGTTCACGCTCGAGGCCGGGAAGAATTTCCACACCCACAAGGGTTCCTTCCCGCACGACGAGCTGATCGGCGCTCCCGAGGGCAGTGTTGTCCGTACCACGGGAAACGTCGCCTACCTCGCGCTGCGCCCCCTGCTCCCCGACTATGTCCTGTCCATGCCCCGCGGCGCCGCCGTGGTCTACCCCAAGGACGCGGGGCAGATCCTGGCCTTCGCCGACATCTTCGCCGGCGCCCGCGTCGTCGAGGCCGGGGTGGGCTCCGGCTCGCTCAGTGCCTTCCTGCTGCGCGCCATCGGCGACCACGGCATGCTGCACTCCTACGAGCGCCGCGAGGACTTCGCCGAAATCGCCCAGCAGAATGTGGAGCGCTACTTCGGCGGCCCGCACCCCGCCTGGCAGCTCACCGTCGGCGACCTCCAGGACAACCTGACCGACGCGGACGTCGACCGCGTCATCCTGGACATGCTCGCCCCCTGGGAGTGCCTGGAGGCCGTCTCCAAGGCGCTCGTCCCCGGCGGCATCCTCTGCTGCTACGTCGCGACCACCACCCAGCTCGCGCGCACCGTCGAGTCCATCCGTGAGATCGGATGCTTCGCCGAGCCGCAGCCCTGGGAGTCGATGATCCGCAACTGGCACGTCGAAGGCCTCGCCGTCCGCCCGGACCACCGGATGATCGGCCACACCGGCTTCCTCGTCACCGCCCGCCGTCTCGCCGACGGTGTGGAGCCCCCGATGCGCCGCCGTCGCCCCGCCAAGGGTGCGTACGGCGATGACTACGAAGGCCCCAACAAGGGCTGA
- a CDS encoding RecB family exonuclease, producing the protein MSTSRQPTSLSPSRASDFMQCPLLYRFRVIDKLPEKPSEAATRGTLVHAVLERLFDAPAAERTAPRAKALIPGQWDRLLETKPELGELFAEDAEGVRLAGWLSEAERLVERWFSLEDPTRLEPAEREMFVETELESGLRLRGVIDRVDVAPTGEVRIVDYKTGKAPRPEYSEGALFQMKFYALVIWRLKDVVPRRLQLVYLGSGDVLTYDPVPADLERMERKLLALWDAIKQATETGDWRPRPTKLCGWCDHQEVCPEFGGTPPVYPLSISPAPAAEDGQGRMGPV; encoded by the coding sequence ATGAGTACGAGCCGGCAGCCCACATCGCTGTCACCATCACGGGCGAGCGACTTCATGCAGTGTCCGCTGCTGTACCGGTTTCGTGTGATCGACAAGCTGCCGGAGAAGCCCAGCGAGGCGGCTACCCGCGGCACGCTGGTCCACGCGGTGCTGGAGCGGCTCTTCGACGCCCCGGCGGCGGAGCGCACGGCTCCGCGCGCCAAGGCGCTGATCCCGGGCCAGTGGGACCGGCTGCTCGAGACGAAGCCCGAGCTCGGCGAGCTGTTCGCCGAGGATGCCGAGGGCGTGCGGCTGGCGGGCTGGCTGAGCGAGGCGGAGCGGCTTGTCGAGCGGTGGTTCTCGCTGGAGGACCCGACCCGGCTCGAGCCCGCCGAGCGGGAGATGTTCGTCGAGACGGAGCTGGAGTCGGGGCTGCGGCTGCGCGGCGTCATCGACCGGGTCGATGTGGCGCCCACCGGCGAGGTGCGGATCGTCGACTACAAGACGGGCAAGGCCCCGCGCCCCGAGTACAGCGAGGGTGCGCTGTTCCAGATGAAGTTCTACGCCCTGGTGATCTGGAGGCTGAAGGACGTGGTGCCGCGGCGGCTGCAGCTCGTCTATCTGGGCAGCGGCGATGTGCTGACGTACGACCCGGTCCCTGCGGACCTGGAGCGTATGGAGCGCAAGCTGCTGGCGCTGTGGGACGCGATCAAGCAGGCGACCGAGACGGGCGACTGGCGGCCGCGGCCGACCAAGCTGTGTGGCTGGTGCGACCACCAGGAGGTCTGTCCTGAATTCGGTGGCACTCCCCCGGTTTATCCGCTGAGCATTTCCCCGGCCCCGGCGGCAGAGGATGGTCAGGGCAGAATGGGCCCGGTCTAA
- a CDS encoding response regulator transcription factor encodes MAIRVLLVDDQPLLRTGFRMILEAEQDIAVVGEAGDGLQALDQVRALQPDVVLMDIRMPRMDGVEATRQITGPGRDGPAKVLVLTTFDLDEYVVEALRAGASGFLLKDAPADELVQAIRVVAAGEAMLAPSITRRLLDKYADHLPSGEEPVPDTLNRLTEREVEVLKLVARGLSNAEIAADLFVSETTVKTHVGHVLTKLSLRDRVQAAVYAYESGLVRPGAQ; translated from the coding sequence GTGGCTATCCGCGTCCTACTGGTCGACGACCAACCGCTGCTGCGTACCGGCTTCCGGATGATCCTGGAGGCGGAGCAGGACATCGCGGTCGTCGGCGAGGCCGGGGACGGCCTCCAGGCTCTGGACCAGGTGCGGGCGCTGCAGCCCGATGTGGTGCTGATGGACATCCGGATGCCGCGGATGGACGGGGTGGAGGCGACCCGGCAGATCACCGGGCCCGGCCGGGACGGCCCGGCCAAGGTGCTGGTGCTGACCACCTTCGACCTCGATGAGTACGTGGTGGAAGCGCTGCGCGCCGGCGCGAGCGGCTTCCTGCTCAAGGACGCGCCCGCCGATGAGCTGGTGCAGGCGATCCGGGTGGTCGCGGCGGGCGAGGCGATGCTGGCGCCGAGCATCACCCGCAGGCTGCTCGACAAGTACGCGGACCATCTGCCGTCCGGTGAGGAGCCGGTCCCCGACACGCTGAACAGGCTGACCGAGCGTGAGGTGGAGGTGCTCAAGCTCGTCGCGCGGGGCCTGTCCAACGCCGAGATCGCCGCGGACCTCTTCGTCAGCGAGACCACCGTCAAGACACATGTGGGCCATGTCCTGACGAAGCTGAGCCTGCGCGACCGCGTACAGGCCGCGGTGTACGCCTACGAGAGCGGTCTGGTGCGTCCCGGCGCGCAGTAG
- a CDS encoding MFS transporter: protein MAVGATGYADILKAPHAARLLTGTLVGRLPSATAHIAIVLFTRAEGGSYTLAGALAAVYGLATAVGQPLLGRAVDLYGQPRVQLPAAVLSALGMTLLAAVGTGSLPAAYAAVVVAGLFTPPLEGGLRALWPSVLDREDQVHRAYAMDAVAQEVMFTVGPLLVTLLVSLWSPAAALLVINAIGVLGALSVVLSEPSRAWRSAPREAHWLGALRSPGLLALLGAFFFVGLALGSITVAGVAYADDHGRQAVYGWLMAALGLGALLGGVVYGARQWAGAPERRLLAIVALLALGYLPLALTPGVAAMTALSAVAGVFLAPAIACAFIVVDRHAPTGTVTEAFSWLVTTFGVGAAVGTAVAGPAVELGGTGWSFAVAGAGGVAALMVLMATQRVLAVPGRTKDIAGSSENDRNGAAEPGFSTGLEA from the coding sequence ATGGCCGTCGGAGCCACCGGCTACGCAGACATACTCAAGGCGCCGCACGCCGCCCGGCTGCTCACCGGCACGCTCGTCGGCAGGCTGCCCAGCGCCACCGCCCACATCGCCATCGTCCTGTTCACCCGCGCCGAAGGCGGCAGCTACACCCTCGCCGGCGCGCTCGCCGCCGTGTACGGACTGGCGACCGCGGTGGGCCAGCCGCTGCTCGGCCGCGCCGTGGACCTGTACGGACAGCCGCGGGTCCAGTTGCCCGCCGCAGTCCTCTCCGCCCTCGGCATGACCCTCCTCGCCGCCGTCGGCACCGGCTCACTGCCGGCCGCGTACGCCGCCGTGGTCGTCGCGGGCCTCTTCACCCCACCTCTCGAAGGGGGACTGCGGGCCCTGTGGCCGAGCGTCCTCGACCGCGAGGACCAGGTGCACCGGGCCTATGCCATGGACGCCGTGGCCCAGGAAGTCATGTTCACCGTCGGCCCGCTGCTGGTTACCCTGCTCGTCTCACTCTGGTCGCCCGCCGCGGCCCTGCTCGTCATCAATGCCATAGGCGTGCTCGGCGCGCTCTCTGTCGTCCTTTCCGAACCGTCCCGCGCCTGGCGTTCCGCACCCCGCGAGGCTCACTGGCTCGGCGCGCTGCGTTCACCGGGGCTGCTTGCCCTCCTCGGTGCCTTCTTCTTCGTCGGCCTCGCGCTCGGCTCCATCACCGTCGCCGGCGTCGCGTACGCCGACGATCACGGCCGCCAGGCGGTGTACGGCTGGCTGATGGCGGCTCTCGGACTCGGCGCGCTCCTCGGCGGCGTGGTCTACGGCGCCCGGCAGTGGGCCGGAGCACCCGAGCGCCGCCTCCTGGCCATCGTCGCCCTGCTCGCGCTGGGCTACCTGCCGCTCGCGCTCACCCCCGGCGTGGCCGCCATGACCGCGCTCTCCGCCGTCGCCGGAGTCTTTCTGGCGCCCGCGATAGCCTGCGCCTTCATTGTCGTCGACCGGCACGCTCCGACCGGCACGGTCACCGAGGCTTTCTCCTGGCTCGTCACGACCTTCGGTGTCGGCGCGGCGGTCGGAACGGCTGTCGCGGGCCCGGCGGTCGAGCTCGGCGGGACCGGCTGGAGCTTCGCCGTCGCCGGAGCCGGAGGCGTCGCCGCGCTCATGGTTCTGATGGCCACTCAGCGGGTACTCGCAGTTCCCGGCCGTACCAAGGACATCGCGGGCTCATCGGAAAATGATCGAAACGGTGCTGCCGAACCCGGTTTCAGCACAGGCCTTGAGGCGTAA
- the arc gene encoding proteasome ATPase yields MAAHDDDINRGIRPGRGSEDPAGQVAYLEQEIAVLRRKLADSPRHTRILEERIVELQTNLAGVSAQNERLANTLREARDQIVALKEEVDRLAQPPAGFGVFLQANEDGTCDIFTGGRKLRVNVSPSVELDELRRGQEVMLNEALNVVEAMEYESAGDIVTLKEILEDGERALVVGHTDEERVVRLAEPLLDITIRPGDALLLEPRSGYVYEVIPKSEVEELVLEEVPDVDYEKIGGLGSQIEMIRDAVELPYLYPDLFREHELRPPKGILLYGPPGCGKTLIAKAVANSLAKKVAEVTGQPAGKSYFLNIKGPELLNKYVGETERHIRLVFQRAREKASEGTPVIVFFDEMESLFRTRGSGVSSDVENTIVPQLLAEIDGVEGLENVIVIGASNREDMIDPAILRPGRLDVKIKIERPDAEAARDIFAKYLRSSLPLHADDLAEHSGSKDAAAHAMIQSVVEQMYAESEENRFLEVTYANGDKEVLYFKDFNSGAMIQNIVDRAKKMAIKAFLDQNQKGLRVSHLLQACVDEFKENEDLPNTTNPDDWARISGKKGERIVFIRTLVTGKQGADTGRSIDTVANTGQYL; encoded by the coding sequence GTGGCAGCCCACGACGACGACATCAACCGCGGCATCCGGCCGGGGCGGGGGTCTGAAGACCCAGCCGGCCAGGTTGCCTATCTCGAGCAGGAAATCGCCGTCCTGCGCCGCAAGCTCGCCGACTCACCGCGTCATACGAGGATTCTCGAAGAGCGGATTGTCGAGCTGCAGACAAACCTGGCCGGCGTGTCCGCTCAGAACGAGCGGCTCGCCAACACACTCCGCGAGGCCCGCGACCAGATCGTGGCCCTCAAGGAGGAGGTCGACCGGCTCGCACAGCCGCCGGCCGGCTTCGGTGTCTTCCTGCAGGCGAATGAGGACGGCACGTGTGACATCTTCACCGGGGGCCGCAAGCTCCGGGTGAATGTCAGCCCCAGCGTCGAGCTCGACGAGCTCCGGCGCGGCCAGGAAGTCATGCTCAACGAGGCGCTCAACGTGGTCGAGGCCATGGAGTACGAGAGTGCCGGGGACATCGTCACCCTCAAGGAGATCCTCGAGGACGGCGAGCGCGCCCTGGTGGTCGGGCACACCGACGAGGAGAGGGTGGTGCGGCTCGCGGAGCCGCTGCTGGACATCACCATCCGCCCCGGCGACGCCCTGCTCCTCGAGCCCCGCTCCGGCTACGTCTACGAAGTGATCCCCAAGAGCGAGGTCGAAGAGCTCGTCCTCGAAGAGGTCCCGGACGTCGACTACGAGAAGATCGGTGGTCTGGGCAGCCAGATCGAGATGATCCGTGACGCGGTCGAGCTTCCGTACCTCTATCCGGATCTCTTCAGGGAGCACGAACTGCGGCCGCCGAAGGGCATCCTGCTCTACGGACCGCCCGGATGCGGCAAGACGCTGATCGCCAAGGCGGTCGCCAACTCCCTTGCCAAGAAGGTCGCCGAGGTGACCGGCCAGCCCGCGGGGAAGAGCTACTTCCTCAACATCAAGGGCCCCGAGCTCCTCAACAAGTACGTCGGTGAGACCGAGCGGCACATCCGCCTCGTCTTCCAGCGTGCTCGGGAGAAGGCGAGCGAGGGCACCCCCGTCATCGTCTTCTTCGACGAGATGGAATCCCTCTTCCGCACCCGTGGTTCCGGTGTCAGCTCGGACGTGGAGAACACCATCGTCCCGCAGCTGCTCGCCGAGATCGACGGTGTGGAGGGCCTGGAGAACGTCATCGTCATCGGCGCCTCCAACCGCGAGGACATGATCGACCCCGCGATCCTGCGCCCCGGCCGACTCGATGTGAAGATCAAGATCGAGCGTCCGGACGCGGAGGCCGCGAGGGACATCTTCGCCAAGTACCTGAGGTCGTCGCTACCGCTGCACGCCGACGATCTCGCCGAGCACAGCGGCTCCAAGGACGCCGCCGCGCACGCCATGATCCAGTCCGTCGTCGAGCAGATGTACGCGGAGTCCGAGGAGAACCGCTTCCTCGAGGTCACGTACGCGAACGGCGACAAGGAAGTCCTGTACTTCAAGGACTTCAACTCCGGCGCGATGATCCAGAACATCGTCGACCGGGCCAAGAAGATGGCCATCAAGGCCTTCCTCGACCAGAACCAGAAGGGCCTTCGGGTCTCCCATCTCCTCCAGGCCTGCGTGGACGAGTTCAAGGAGAACGAGGACCTGCCAAACACTACAAACCCGGACGACTGGGCCCGGATCTCCGGTAAGAAGGGCGAGCGGATTGTCTTCATCCGCACCCTGGTCACCGGAAAGCAGGGCGCGGACACAGGGCGTTCCATCGACACGGTGGCGAACACCGGTCAATACCTGTAG
- the prcA gene encoding proteasome subunit alpha: MSTPFYVSPQQAMADRAEYARKGIARGRSLVVLQYTDGIVFVGENPSRALHKFSEIYDRIGFAAAGKYNEYENLRIGGVRYADLRGYTYDRDDVTARGLANVYAQTLGTIFSSAAEKPYEVELVVAEVGATPEGDQIYRLPHDGSIVDEHGSVAVGGSSEQISTYLDQRHRDGMSLAEALKLAVQALSSQTNGNEREIPAERLEVAVLDRTRPQQRKFKRIVGRQLSRLLEADGAASTPTDAPSDTEETEEDGGE, translated from the coding sequence GTGTCGACGCCGTTCTATGTCTCACCCCAGCAGGCCATGGCCGACCGGGCGGAATACGCCCGCAAGGGCATCGCCCGTGGTCGCAGCCTCGTCGTGCTGCAGTACACCGACGGCATTGTCTTCGTCGGTGAGAACCCGTCCCGTGCGCTGCACAAATTCAGTGAGATCTACGACCGGATCGGCTTCGCCGCGGCCGGCAAGTACAACGAGTACGAGAACCTGCGGATCGGCGGCGTCCGCTACGCCGATCTGCGCGGGTACACCTACGACCGCGACGACGTGACGGCCCGTGGGCTCGCCAACGTCTACGCCCAGACACTGGGCACGATCTTCTCCAGCGCGGCCGAGAAGCCGTACGAGGTGGAGTTGGTCGTCGCCGAGGTCGGTGCCACACCTGAGGGCGACCAGATCTACCGGCTGCCGCACGACGGATCGATCGTGGACGAGCACGGCTCGGTCGCGGTCGGCGGCAGTTCCGAACAGATCAGCACCTATCTCGACCAGCGGCACCGTGACGGAATGTCGCTGGCGGAGGCGCTGAAGCTGGCCGTCCAGGCCCTGTCCAGCCAGACCAACGGCAACGAGCGGGAGATCCCCGCGGAGCGGCTCGAGGTGGCGGTTCTGGACCGCACGCGACCGCAGCAGCGGAAGTTCAAGCGCATTGTCGGGCGGCAGCTGTCGCGGCTGCTCGAAGCCGACGGTGCCGCGTCGACCCCGACGGACGCGCCGTCGGACACCGAGGAGACGGAAGAGGACGGCGGGGAGTAG
- a CDS encoding site-2 protease family protein → MNEDDRSGERERPKSGTGGVNPDGRKPRRSDGPGGGILMGRPFGVPVYVAPSWFIVAALITWVFGGQLDRVLPELGGARYLVSLFFAVAFYASVLVHELAHTIAALRFKLPVRRIQLQFFGGVSEIEKDSETPGREFILAFVGPLLSLVLSGVFYLGMKAVEPGTVPGVLLAGLMISNLIVAAFNLLPGLPLDGGRMLRAVVWKITGKPMSGTIAAAWVGRALAVAVLIGLPLLTHTGALGNAATDIGGMETVTDALLAAILAAIIWTGAGNSLRMARLREHLPELEARTLTRRAVPVESDTPLSEALRRANEAGARALVVVDGHGEPKALVRETAIVGVPEHRRPWVAVSGLAQDLTEGMRVSAELAGEALLERLRASPATEYLVVEETGEIYGVLSTADVERAFVAAMARPSS, encoded by the coding sequence GTGAACGAGGACGACAGGAGCGGTGAGCGCGAGCGGCCGAAGTCCGGAACGGGTGGAGTCAACCCCGACGGCCGCAAGCCGAGGCGCTCCGACGGGCCCGGCGGCGGAATCCTCATGGGCCGTCCCTTCGGTGTGCCGGTCTATGTCGCCCCCAGCTGGTTCATCGTCGCCGCCCTCATCACCTGGGTGTTCGGCGGCCAGCTCGACCGGGTGCTGCCCGAACTCGGCGGCGCCCGCTATCTCGTCTCCCTCTTCTTCGCGGTCGCCTTCTACGCTTCCGTACTCGTCCATGAACTGGCGCACACGATCGCCGCGCTGCGCTTCAAACTGCCGGTGCGCCGCATCCAGCTCCAGTTCTTCGGCGGCGTCTCGGAGATCGAGAAGGACTCCGAGACCCCGGGCCGCGAGTTCATCCTCGCCTTCGTCGGGCCGCTGCTCTCCCTTGTCCTGTCCGGCGTCTTCTACCTGGGGATGAAGGCCGTCGAGCCGGGAACCGTCCCCGGTGTGCTGCTCGCCGGCCTGATGATCTCCAATCTCATCGTCGCGGCGTTCAACCTGTTGCCCGGACTGCCGCTGGACGGCGGCCGGATGCTGCGCGCCGTCGTCTGGAAGATCACGGGCAAGCCGATGTCGGGCACGATCGCCGCCGCCTGGGTCGGCCGGGCGCTGGCCGTCGCCGTCCTCATCGGCCTGCCGCTCCTCACCCACACCGGCGCGCTCGGTAACGCCGCCACGGACATCGGGGGCATGGAGACCGTCACCGACGCGCTGCTCGCCGCGATCCTCGCCGCGATCATCTGGACCGGGGCCGGCAACAGCCTGCGCATGGCGCGGCTGCGCGAACACCTCCCGGAGCTCGAGGCCCGGACGCTCACCAGGCGCGCCGTCCCCGTCGAGTCCGACACCCCGCTCTCCGAGGCCCTTCGCCGCGCCAACGAGGCCGGTGCCCGCGCCCTGGTGGTCGTCGACGGCCATGGCGAGCCGAAGGCCCTGGTCCGCGAAACGGCCATCGTCGGGGTCCCCGAACACCGCCGCCCCTGGGTCGCCGTCAGCGGCCTCGCGCAGGACCTCACCGAGGGCATGAGGGTCTCGGCCGAACTGGCGGGCGAGGCGCTCCTCGAGCGGCTCAGGGCATCGCCGGCGACGGAGTACCTGGTGGTCGAGGAGACGGGCGAGATCTACGGCGTCCTGTCCACGGCAGATGTCGAGCGGGCCTTCGTCGCCGCCATGGCCCGGCCGTCTTCCTAG
- the dop gene encoding depupylase/deamidase Dop, translating into MTVRRVMGIETEYGISVPGHPNANAMLTSSQIVNAYAAAMHRARRARWDFEEENPLRDARGFDLAREAADSSQLTDEDIGLANVILTNGARLYVDHAHPEYSSPEVTNPRDAVLWDKAGERIMAEAAERAAQLPGAQPIHLYKNNTDNKGASYGTHENYLMKRETAFSDIVRHLTPFFVSRQVVTGAGRVGIGQDGHEHGFQISQRADYFEVEVGLETTLKRPIINTRDEPHSDAEKYRRLHVIIGDANLSEISTYLKLGTTALVLSMIEDGFIAVDLAVDQPVRTLHQVSHDPTLKQLVTLRSGRTLTAVQLQMEYFELARKYVEERFGVDADEQTKDVLIRWEDTLNRLENDPMSLSGELDWVAKKELMEGYRRRDSLEWDAARLHLVDLQYADVRPEKGLYNRLAARGKMKRLLDEPDVARARTKPPEDTRAYFRGRCLEQYADDVAAASWDSVIFDLPGRDSLQRVPTLEPLRGTRNHVKELLDRCRTAEDLVRVLSGG; encoded by the coding sequence ATGACCGTACGGCGAGTAATGGGCATCGAGACGGAGTACGGGATCTCCGTCCCTGGCCACCCGAACGCCAATGCCATGCTCACCTCGTCCCAGATCGTCAACGCCTACGCGGCGGCGATGCACAGGGCGCGGCGCGCACGCTGGGACTTCGAGGAGGAGAATCCGCTGCGGGACGCGCGGGGCTTCGACCTCGCCCGCGAGGCCGCCGACTCCAGTCAGCTCACCGATGAGGACATCGGCCTTGCCAATGTCATCCTCACCAATGGTGCGCGGCTCTACGTCGACCACGCCCACCCGGAATACAGCTCGCCCGAGGTGACCAACCCGCGGGACGCAGTGCTGTGGGACAAGGCCGGCGAGCGGATCATGGCGGAGGCCGCCGAGCGCGCGGCCCAGCTCCCCGGCGCCCAGCCGATCCACCTCTACAAAAACAACACCGACAACAAGGGCGCTTCCTACGGGACCCACGAGAACTACCTGATGAAGCGGGAGACCGCCTTTTCGGACATCGTGCGTCACCTGACGCCGTTCTTCGTCTCCCGCCAGGTCGTCACCGGCGCGGGACGGGTCGGAATCGGCCAGGACGGCCATGAACACGGCTTTCAGATCAGCCAGCGCGCCGATTACTTCGAGGTCGAGGTCGGGCTCGAGACCACTCTCAAGCGGCCCATCATCAACACCCGCGACGAGCCGCACTCCGACGCCGAGAAGTATCGACGGCTCCATGTGATCATCGGCGACGCGAACCTTTCGGAGATTTCTACCTATCTGAAGCTGGGCACCACGGCCCTGGTCCTGTCGATGATCGAGGACGGCTTCATCGCCGTGGACCTCGCTGTCGACCAGCCGGTACGCACCCTGCACCAGGTCTCCCACGACCCGACCCTGAAGCAGTTGGTCACACTGCGCAGCGGGCGGACACTCACCGCGGTCCAGCTCCAGATGGAGTACTTCGAGCTGGCCCGGAAGTACGTCGAGGAGCGCTTCGGCGTGGACGCCGACGAACAGACCAAGGATGTCCTGATCCGCTGGGAGGACACGCTCAACCGGCTCGAGAACGACCCGATGAGCCTGTCCGGCGAGCTGGACTGGGTCGCCAAGAAGGAGCTCATGGAGGGCTACCGGCGGCGTGACAGCCTCGAGTGGGACGCGGCGCGGCTGCACCTGGTGGACCTCCAGTACGCCGACGTACGCCCCGAGAAGGGCCTGTACAACCGGCTGGCGGCCCGCGGGAAGATGAAGCGGCTGCTGGACGAGCCGGACGTCGCGCGGGCCCGGACGAAGCCGCCCGAGGATACCCGTGCGTACTTCCGCGGTCGCTGTCTGGAGCAGTACGCCGACGACGTCGCCGCGGCCTCCTGGGACTCGGTGATCTTCGATCTGCCGGGCCGGGACTCGCTGCAGCGGGTGCCGACGCTGGAACCGCTGCGTGGTACACGCAACCACGTCAAGGAGCTCCTTGACCGGTGCCGGACCGCGGAAGACCTGGTCCGGGTGCTGTCCGGGGGCTGA
- a CDS encoding ubiquitin-like protein Pup, giving the protein MATKDTGGGQQKATRSTEETEEQTQEAQASEDLKERQEKLSDDVDSVLDEIDDVLEENAEDFVRSFVQKGGE; this is encoded by the coding sequence ATGGCGACCAAGGACACCGGCGGCGGGCAGCAGAAGGCCACGCGTTCCACTGAGGAGACCGAGGAGCAGACGCAGGAGGCGCAGGCTTCGGAGGACCTCAAGGAGCGCCAGGAGAAGCTGTCGGACGACGTCGACTCCGTACTGGACGAGATCGACGACGTCCTCGAGGAGAACGCCGAGGACTTCGTGCGTTCCTTTGTCCAAAAGGGCGGAGAGTAG
- a CDS encoding ferredoxin, giving the protein MTVQHEAPSEGVVGEALEVWIDQDLCTGDGICAQYAPEVFELDIDGLAYVKSTDDELLQNPGSTTPVPLPLLKDVVDSAKECPGDCIHVRRVSDRVEVYGPDAE; this is encoded by the coding sequence ATGACCGTGCAGCACGAGGCTCCCAGCGAAGGCGTCGTCGGGGAGGCTCTGGAGGTCTGGATCGACCAGGACCTCTGCACCGGGGACGGGATCTGCGCGCAGTACGCCCCGGAGGTCTTCGAGCTCGACATCGACGGGCTCGCCTACGTGAAGAGCACCGACGACGAATTGCTCCAGAACCCGGGCTCCACAACGCCCGTACCCCTGCCGCTGCTGAAGGATGTCGTGGACTCCGCGAAGGAATGCCCCGGCGACTGCATCCACGTACGTCGCGTTTCGGACCGGGTCGAGGTCTACGGCCCCGACGCAGAGTGA
- the prcB gene encoding proteasome subunit beta, whose translation MEANPRSTGRLPAAFLTPGSSSFMDFLGQHSPEMLPGRRVLPPVHGAIEAPHGTTIVATTFPGGVVLAGDRRATMGNMIAQRDIEKVFPADEYSAVGIAGTAGLAVEMVKLFQLELEHFEKVEGAQLSLEGKANRLSTMIRSNLGMALQGLAVVPLFAGYDVDREKGRIFSYDVTGGRSEEHGYAATGSGSVFARGAMKKLYHDDLTEQQAITLVIQALYDAADDDSATGGPDVARRIYPIVTVITDEGFRKLTEAESSEVARLVLERRLAQPDGPRAALL comes from the coding sequence GTGGAAGCCAACCCTCGTAGCACCGGGCGTCTGCCGGCAGCCTTCCTGACGCCCGGCTCGTCCTCGTTCATGGACTTCCTGGGCCAGCACTCCCCGGAGATGCTGCCCGGCAGGCGCGTGCTGCCGCCTGTGCACGGCGCCATCGAGGCACCGCACGGCACGACCATTGTCGCGACGACGTTCCCCGGCGGTGTGGTGCTCGCCGGTGACCGCAGGGCGACGATGGGCAACATGATCGCCCAGCGCGATATCGAGAAGGTCTTCCCGGCCGACGAGTACTCGGCCGTGGGCATCGCCGGCACCGCCGGCCTCGCGGTGGAGATGGTCAAGCTCTTCCAGCTCGAGCTGGAGCACTTCGAAAAGGTCGAAGGCGCCCAGCTCTCCCTGGAGGGCAAGGCCAACCGGCTCTCCACCATGATCCGAAGCAACCTCGGCATGGCTTTGCAGGGCCTGGCCGTCGTGCCGCTCTTCGCGGGCTACGACGTCGACCGGGAGAAGGGCCGCATCTTCTCGTACGACGTGACGGGGGGCCGCTCCGAGGAGCACGGCTACGCGGCCACCGGCTCCGGTTCGGTCTTCGCCCGCGGGGCGATGAAGAAGCTGTACCACGACGACCTGACCGAGCAGCAGGCCATCACTCTGGTCATCCAGGCGCTGTACGACGCGGCCGACGACGACTCGGCGACCGGCGGGCCCGACGTGGCCCGGCGGATCTACCCCATCGTCACCGTCATCACCGACGAGGGCTTCCGCAAGCTCACCGAGGCCGAGTCCTCCGAGGTCGCCCGCCTGGTCCTGGAGCGCCGCCTCGCACAGCCCGACGGCCCGCGCGCCGCGCTGCTCTGA